The genomic region GACGACCACGTGCCGCTTGGAGACCTCCAGGCCCCACTCCTGGATGGGCCCGAGGTCGGCGATGAAGCCGAGCGCGGCGACCACTGCCTGGGCGGGATGCGTGGTCGTCTCGCCGCCGATGACGACGTCGATCTCCTCGACCGTGCTCTCGCCGCGCAGGGCGCTGACCTCGGCGTTGGTCAGGATGCGCACCGAGGACGCCCGGACCTGCTCCACGGTGCGCGCGTGGGCGCGGAAGGCGTCACGGCGGTGCACCAGGGTCACCGAGGCCGCGATCGGCTCCAGGTGCAGCGCCCAGTCGAACGCGCTGTCGCCCCCGCCGACGATCACGACGTCGCGGCCGGCGTACGGCGCGAAGCTGGGGACGAAGAACTCCAGTCCACGACCGAGCCACCCCTCGCCGGCCGGCAGCGGCCGCGGGGAGAACCGACCGATGCCGGCGGTGATCAGCACCGCGCCGGCGCGCACCTGCGTGCCGTCGTCGAGCCCGACGCTGACGCCGTCGTCGTCGTGCTCGAGGGTCTGCGCGGTGCGCTCGAGGAGGTACTCGGGCTTGGCGGTGTTGGCCTGCTCGACCAGGCCTGCGACCAGGTCGCGCCCCTTGACCGAGGGGAAGCCGGCGATGTCGAGGATCTGCTTCTCGGGGTACATCGCGGTGACCTGGCCGCCGAGCTCGGGCAGCGAGTCGACCACCGCCGTCCGCAGCCCGCGGAAGCCCGCGTAGTAGGCGGCGAAGAGGCCGGTCGGGCCCGCGCCGATGATCAGGAGGTCTGTGTCCACGGTCACAACCGCGATCCTTCCCCTCCCCCGGTGAGGCCTCAAGACCCCACGCTGCGGTCCAGACGACCCATTTCTGCAACAGGTTCTAATTTAGCAGAGCGTGTCGCCGCCGTCACGCTTCGGCCGACTGCGCCTACCATCGCCGGGTGAGCGCCCCTTCCACGCCGAGCGTCCGCACCGTGCTGGGCACCCACCCCTCCGCCGTCCTGCTCGGCGCCCAACTGGTCGCCGTCCTCGCCTACCCCTTCCTCGACGACGCCGCCGCGGGCCGTGCCGTGCTGGGGGTCGTGCAGATGGCCGTCGTCCTCATCGCCGGCTGGGCCGTACGCCGCACGCCGGTGCTGAGCTGGGTGGCGGCGTGCTTCGGCGTGCCGGCGATGGCGTTCACGGTGGCCGAGGCGATCGCCCCGACCAGCGACTGGGTGATCCTGGTCTCCGCGCTGCTGCACGCGCCGTTCTACTTCTACGTCTCCTACGCGATGATCCGCTACCTCTTCCACGACGACCGGGTCACCCGTGACGAGCTCTACGCGACGGGTGCGGCGTTCACGGTGGTGGCCTGGGCCTTCGCCTACCTCTACGCCGCGGCGCAGGTCGTGTGGCCGGGTTCCTTCATCGGCGCCGAGGGCGGCGACGCGCGCGACTGGTTCGAGCTGCTCTACCTGTCCTTCTCGGTGCTCACCAGCGTCGGACTCTCCGACGTCGCGCCGGTCGCCGCGCACGCCCGCTCGATCGTGATGGTGGAGATGGTGACCGGCGTGCTCTACGTGGCGCTGGTGGTCTCACGCCTGGTCGGACTGACCGTCAGCCGTCGGACGTCGTGACCTACGCCGGACCGTGCGGTGCGCCCAGGTCGTCCCATCCGGCCGGGCGCAGGCGCGCGGGCAGGCCGACGACCACGAGCCGGTAGGACTCCTCGAGCGCCGCGACCAGCTCCTCGTCGGGGATCGCCCCGTCCAGGCGCAGGTCGTTCCAGCCGTTCCGACCGAGGTAGGGCATCACCGCGGCGTCCTCGGGATAGCGGTGCAGCCACTCGTCGGCCTCCTCGCGCGTCCGGGCGGACTTCACCCCGACCGCGTCGGCCTTCAGGAAGGCGAAGATCTTGCCGCGCTCCCCCGGCCCGACCTTGATCACCGGGTGCTCGTGGTCCCACGGGTTGTCGGCCCAGGCGCCGGGCATCGCCAGCGAGCGCGCGGTCAGCTCCTCGACGTCCATGCCCCGATCATCGCCGACTCAGAACGTCGCAGGCGCCTGCGTGCGCGCCGCGCCCAGTGCGGTGCGCGCCCTGCGGCGGTAGCGCCAGGTCTGGAGCAGACCCAGCGCCCAGAACGGGAACTGCACGCTCATCGCCCAGGTGAAGGCCTCGGGCGGGTAGTCGGTGCCACCGCCGGGGGTGCGCCAGTCGAGGACGACGCCGACCAGGATGACCAGCAGCAGGGTCGCGTAGAAGCCCGCCTGGTTGATGATCCCGGTGGCGCTGGCCAGCCGTTCGGCGGGGTTGGACGTGCGGCCGATGTCGAAGCCGATCACCGACGCGGGTCCGCCGACGGCCACCACCACCACGAGGACGACCAGCAGCCACATCGGGGCGTCCCCCGGCCAGGCGAGGACGACGGCCCAGGTCAGCGCCATCGTGGCGACCACTGTCAGCACGATCGTGGAGCGGTGCCAGGGGTTGTTGCCGATGTACCAGCCGATGACCGGTCCGGCGACGATGAAGGTGAGCACCATCAGCGACAGCAGCAG from Nocardioides sp. dk884 harbors:
- a CDS encoding NAD(P)/FAD-dependent oxidoreductase, yielding MTVDTDLLIIGAGPTGLFAAYYAGFRGLRTAVVDSLPELGGQVTAMYPEKQILDIAGFPSVKGRDLVAGLVEQANTAKPEYLLERTAQTLEHDDDGVSVGLDDGTQVRAGAVLITAGIGRFSPRPLPAGEGWLGRGLEFFVPSFAPYAGRDVVIVGGGDSAFDWALHLEPIAASVTLVHRRDAFRAHARTVEQVRASSVRILTNAEVSALRGESTVEEIDVVIGGETTTHPAQAVVAALGFIADLGPIQEWGLEVSKRHVVVDPSMRTSLPRVFAAGDVTDYPGKVRLIAVGFGEAATAVNNAAVAIDPSAKVFPGHSSEAS
- a CDS encoding ion channel — encoded protein: MSAPSTPSVRTVLGTHPSAVLLGAQLVAVLAYPFLDDAAAGRAVLGVVQMAVVLIAGWAVRRTPVLSWVAACFGVPAMAFTVAEAIAPTSDWVILVSALLHAPFYFYVSYAMIRYLFHDDRVTRDELYATGAAFTVVAWAFAYLYAAAQVVWPGSFIGAEGGDARDWFELLYLSFSVLTSVGLSDVAPVAAHARSIVMVEMVTGVLYVALVVSRLVGLTVSRRTS
- a CDS encoding MmcQ/YjbR family DNA-binding protein translates to MDVEELTARSLAMPGAWADNPWDHEHPVIKVGPGERGKIFAFLKADAVGVKSARTREEADEWLHRYPEDAAVMPYLGRNGWNDLRLDGAIPDEELVAALEESYRLVVVGLPARLRPAGWDDLGAPHGPA